From the Lysobacter sp. FW306-1B-D06B genome, one window contains:
- the glk gene encoding glucokinase, with protein sequence MSDSSAPESHALLADIGGTNARFALARHDDTDPLLMDSVREFAVADFPSLADAAAHYLDVTGARARTGVFAVAGRVDGDEARITNHPWVISAARTGESLGLESLRLVNDFAAQAMGASLLRPQDVVALGGIGWNGHDRQDRTFAIIGAGTGLGVGGLLRRGGRHFPLQTEGGHVSFAPNSPEEIEILQQMSAEFGRVSNERLVSGQGLVNLHRALSNIAGEDPGPLTPADVTARAKDGDPRSLRTIDVFCAVFGAAAGDLVLTLGAWDGVFLTGGLVPKLLPSIAHSGFRQRFEYKGRFSPVMARIPTLAVVHPQPGLLGAAALAQDVA encoded by the coding sequence TTGAGCGACTCCTCCGCCCCCGAATCCCACGCCCTGCTCGCCGACATCGGCGGCACCAACGCGCGTTTCGCGCTGGCCCGGCACGACGACACCGATCCGCTGCTGATGGACAGCGTGCGCGAGTTCGCCGTCGCGGACTTTCCCTCGCTCGCCGATGCCGCCGCGCACTACCTGGACGTCACCGGCGCGCGTGCGCGCACGGGCGTGTTCGCCGTGGCCGGTCGCGTGGACGGCGATGAGGCGCGCATCACCAACCATCCCTGGGTGATTTCCGCCGCACGCACGGGCGAATCGCTGGGTCTGGAATCGCTGCGCCTGGTCAACGACTTCGCCGCGCAGGCCATGGGCGCCTCGCTGCTGCGTCCGCAGGATGTGGTCGCGCTGGGCGGCATCGGCTGGAATGGACACGATCGCCAGGACCGCACCTTCGCCATCATCGGCGCGGGAACCGGCCTGGGCGTGGGCGGGCTGCTGCGTCGCGGCGGCCGCCATTTTCCGCTGCAGACCGAAGGCGGCCATGTCAGCTTCGCGCCGAACTCGCCGGAGGAGATCGAGATCCTCCAGCAGATGTCGGCCGAGTTCGGTCGCGTGTCGAACGAACGCCTGGTCAGCGGCCAGGGCCTGGTGAACCTGCACCGTGCGCTGAGCAACATCGCCGGCGAAGACCCCGGCCCGCTCACGCCCGCCGACGTCACCGCGCGGGCGAAAGACGGCGACCCGCGCAGCCTGCGCACGATCGACGTCTTTTGCGCGGTATTCGGCGCGGCGGCCGGCGATCTGGTGCTGACGCTGGGCGCATGGGACGGCGTCTTCCTCACCGGCGGGCTGGTGCCCAAGCTGCTGCCGTCGATCGCCCATTCCGGCTTCCGCCAGCGCTTCGAATACAAGGGCCGGTTCTCGCCGGTGATGGCGCGCATTCCGACCCTGGCGGTGGTGCATCCGCAGCCGGGCCTGCTCGGCGCCGCCGCGCTCGCCCAGGACGTCGCGTAA
- a CDS encoding efflux RND transporter periplasmic adaptor subunit, with protein MTTSLSHARFTSARGALLAFSALSLAIALTGCNGSSAETTPPQVVAEVLTVQAKAADNTFELRLPARALAGESAQLFPRATGFVSERRADLGDKVEAGQVLAVISAPESDQAVREAAAVLAQAKADQELAKVNYDRAEVLIGSGAISKELYSDRKANYDVAIAARGAAEARLAAARERQGFQTVRAPFSGIVVARNVERGDRVVGDAASAEPMFEVNALDPLRVVVDVPQNVALQLQAGVEGDVTFPELPGQTFKAQVVRSANAISRDAGVMRTELRLPNPDSRIPAGMVGTVALHLSRAAPAMVVPVSTVIQRGSGAQVATVKDGRLDFRDVTLGRNLGNDIEILSGVAANDTVVLAPNALLTAGSPVKARAFVAEKK; from the coding sequence ATGACCACCTCCCTCTCTCACGCGCGCTTCACGTCGGCACGGGGTGCCCTGCTCGCCTTCAGCGCGCTGTCGCTCGCGATCGCGCTGACCGGCTGTAACGGCAGCTCGGCCGAAACCACGCCGCCGCAGGTCGTGGCGGAAGTCCTGACCGTGCAGGCCAAGGCCGCCGACAACACCTTCGAACTGCGCCTGCCCGCGCGCGCGCTCGCCGGAGAATCGGCGCAGCTCTTCCCGCGCGCGACCGGCTTCGTCAGCGAACGCCGCGCCGACCTGGGCGACAAGGTCGAAGCCGGCCAGGTGCTGGCGGTGATCTCCGCGCCCGAATCCGACCAGGCCGTGCGCGAAGCCGCCGCCGTGCTCGCCCAGGCCAAGGCCGACCAGGAACTGGCGAAGGTGAACTACGACCGCGCCGAAGTGCTCATCGGCTCCGGCGCGATCTCCAAGGAGCTCTACAGCGACCGCAAGGCCAACTACGACGTGGCCATCGCCGCGCGCGGCGCCGCCGAAGCGCGACTGGCGGCTGCGCGCGAGCGACAGGGCTTCCAGACCGTGCGTGCACCGTTCTCCGGCATCGTCGTCGCGCGCAATGTGGAACGCGGCGATCGCGTGGTCGGCGATGCGGCCAGTGCCGAACCGATGTTCGAGGTGAACGCGCTCGATCCGCTGCGCGTGGTGGTCGACGTTCCGCAGAACGTGGCGCTGCAGTTGCAGGCCGGCGTGGAAGGCGACGTCACCTTCCCCGAACTCCCGGGCCAGACGTTCAAGGCGCAGGTCGTGCGCAGCGCGAATGCCATCTCGCGCGATGCGGGCGTGATGCGTACCGAGCTGCGCCTGCCCAATCCCGACAGCCGCATTCCCGCCGGCATGGTCGGTACGGTCGCCCTGCATCTCTCGCGCGCGGCGCCGGCGATGGTGGTGCCGGTGTCGACGGTGATCCAGCGCGGCAGCGGCGCGCAGGTGGCGACCGTGAAGGACGGCAGGCTCGACTTCCGCGATGTCACCCTGGGGCGCAACCTGGGCAATGACATCGAGATCCTCTCCGGCGTGGCGGCAAACGACACCGTCGTGCTGGCGCCGAACGCGCTGCTGACCGCAGGCAGTCCGGTGAAGGCGCGGGCGTTCGTGGCGGAGAAGAAGTAG
- a CDS encoding AraC family transcriptional regulator, which translates to MNASVSTATPEHHAGCPALRELAGRIARLTPSDGVHGTAYAPLSVVRISQPTECMPAVYEPRLVIVAQGCKTATLAGQTYYYNPLNYLVVSVTLPVSGQVIEATPDEPYLCLRLDIDPDDVASLLVDAGQSPAPPPSGVDPGLYAARVNAPLMDAVLRLMRLLDAPDDLAMLAAMTRREILYRVLTGELGYRLRALAMTDTRSSRIARAVAKLREDYLEPLSIDELARTVHMSTSSFHHQFKAVTTMSPLQFQKHLRLHEARRLMMAGGMEALSAARHVGYESPSQFSREYKRLFGAPPRSEVGRSRGVPQV; encoded by the coding sequence ATGAATGCCAGTGTTTCCACGGCAACGCCCGAACACCATGCCGGTTGCCCCGCGCTGCGCGAGCTTGCCGGCCGGATTGCCCGATTGACGCCGTCCGACGGCGTCCATGGCACCGCGTACGCGCCGCTGAGCGTGGTCCGCATCAGCCAGCCGACCGAGTGCATGCCGGCCGTGTACGAGCCGCGTCTGGTGATCGTCGCGCAGGGCTGCAAGACCGCGACGCTGGCGGGGCAGACCTACTACTACAACCCGCTCAACTACCTCGTCGTGTCGGTGACGCTGCCGGTGTCGGGGCAGGTGATCGAGGCCACGCCGGATGAGCCGTACCTGTGCCTGCGCCTGGACATCGATCCGGACGACGTGGCGAGTCTTCTCGTGGACGCCGGGCAGTCGCCGGCACCGCCGCCTTCAGGCGTGGACCCGGGGCTGTACGCCGCGCGCGTCAACGCGCCGCTGATGGACGCCGTGTTGCGGTTGATGCGCCTGCTCGACGCGCCGGACGATCTGGCGATGCTCGCGGCGATGACGCGGCGCGAGATCCTCTATCGCGTGCTCACCGGCGAACTCGGCTACCGCCTGCGTGCACTGGCGATGACCGACACACGCTCCAGCCGCATCGCGCGCGCCGTGGCGAAGCTGCGCGAGGACTACCTGGAGCCGCTGAGCATCGATGAACTCGCGCGCACCGTGCACATGAGCACTTCCTCGTTCCACCACCAGTTCAAGGCGGTGACGACGATGTCGCCGCTGCAGTTCCAGAAGCATCTGCGCCTGCACGAAGCGCGGCGCCTGATGATGGCCGGCGGCATGGAGGCGCTCTCCGCCGCGCGCCATGTCGGCTACGAGAGCCCGTCGCAGTTCAGTCGCGAGTACAAGCGCCTGTTCGGTGCGCCGCCACGCTCGGAGGTGGGTCGTTCGCGGGGTGTGCCGCAGGTGTAG
- a CDS encoding efflux RND transporter permease subunit, whose translation MWIVQYALSRRYTIGVLAILILLFGTLAARRMPTDILPEVGIPSVNLVWTYNGLPAADMAAKLTSFSEVAIMNTVDDLKEVRSETINGASIVRIDFQPTVSLDRALGQITSVSQTILRRMPPGTSPPLVIRNNVSSTPVLMLVLSSDSLTEAQLYDYARLQLRSQIQTIPGIRMSLPYGGAARQIMVDLNPAALQTYGLTPADVTGALERGSPTLPSGAIRENAREMQISLDTSPATAADFLDIPVASRNGTLVYVRDIASVRDGGALQTNVARMDGSSAVAVALIKLGNASAVELVRSVRERLPEIEASAPPGTRIQPIFDQSVFVDNAIGSIRHEALLVGLLVALVVLVFIGSWRSSLIVLSAIPLALLASVAMLSLLGYTFNVMTLGGLALAIGILVDNAVVDVENTNRNIALGKDVRTAILDSAKEVVFPEMVSTIAICIVLTPILLMTGLSAWVFTPLALAVIFAMLASFLLSRTLIPVLCYLLLPADIKSRANPRWAPEKLLLKINHKVEHTLDSLRDRHHALLVKLGHHGGVLAIAALLVIAIGGVSAVSLGREYFPHVDAGQLRFQVRFPSGTRLEETAARVTDIQREIRKIVPADELQTVYEQIGVPDAVNLSLVDSAVVGSFEAEIMLQLKTPHGPSHEYLSKIRHLIAQKYPDVKMFERPPDATSRTLAGSAAAAFEVRIIGRDNAGNLALAREIEQRLGKVPGAVDVALRQVLDLPEYQVHIDRTRAAQLGLDAQQASRAVLAVLGSSGTVTPVYWTDTVNALAYTVQVQAPPVNMTNIDELLNAPLRIGSDGQAVLLRNIATVTPRRVPASLARTTLAPTISVLANVEGTDLGSVYDALNGITKELEGRLKPGNRIEIVGQAGEMQSAYSELAAGLLMSAALVFLVLVVNFQSWIQPLVAMSGLPIAIAGAAFALFVTGTPLSVPALMGVMMVIGVSTANSVLVTSFARGLVAQGHDPELAAYESAAVRLRPVLMTASAMVLGIVPMALGLGEGGEQNAPLGRAVIGGLLFGTPATLILVPSILAVLGRRMPAAARHAAHPEDVPGAEGAEAGATP comes from the coding sequence ATGTGGATTGTCCAGTACGCCCTGAGCCGCCGGTACACCATCGGCGTGCTCGCGATCCTGATCCTGCTGTTCGGCACCCTGGCCGCGCGGCGCATGCCCACCGACATCCTCCCCGAGGTCGGCATCCCCTCGGTCAACCTGGTGTGGACCTACAACGGCCTGCCGGCTGCGGACATGGCCGCCAAGCTCACCTCGTTCTCCGAGGTGGCGATCATGAACACGGTCGATGACCTGAAAGAAGTGCGCTCGGAGACGATCAACGGCGCCAGCATCGTGCGCATCGATTTCCAGCCCACGGTGAGCCTGGATCGCGCACTGGGCCAGATCACCTCGGTCTCGCAGACGATCCTGCGCCGCATGCCGCCGGGCACTTCGCCGCCGCTGGTGATCCGCAACAACGTGTCCTCCACGCCGGTGCTGATGCTGGTGCTGTCCTCGGATTCGCTGACCGAAGCACAGCTGTACGACTACGCGCGCCTGCAATTGCGCTCGCAGATCCAGACGATCCCCGGCATCCGCATGTCGCTGCCCTACGGCGGCGCGGCACGGCAGATCATGGTCGACCTCAACCCGGCGGCGTTGCAGACCTACGGCCTCACGCCGGCCGACGTCACCGGCGCGCTCGAACGCGGCAGCCCCACCCTGCCCTCCGGCGCGATCCGCGAAAACGCGCGCGAGATGCAGATCTCGCTCGACACGAGCCCCGCAACGGCGGCGGACTTCCTCGACATCCCCGTTGCCTCGCGCAACGGCACGCTGGTGTACGTGCGCGACATCGCTTCGGTGCGCGACGGCGGCGCATTGCAGACCAACGTCGCGCGCATGGACGGTTCCAGCGCGGTGGCCGTTGCGCTGATCAAGCTCGGCAACGCATCGGCCGTGGAGCTGGTGCGCTCGGTGCGCGAGCGTCTTCCCGAAATCGAAGCCTCCGCGCCGCCCGGCACGCGCATCCAGCCGATCTTCGACCAGTCGGTGTTCGTCGACAACGCGATCGGCTCGATCCGCCACGAAGCGCTGCTGGTCGGCCTGCTGGTCGCACTGGTGGTGCTGGTGTTCATCGGCTCGTGGCGTTCCAGCCTGATCGTGCTGTCGGCGATTCCGCTGGCGCTGCTCGCCTCCGTCGCGATGCTCAGCCTGCTGGGCTACACCTTCAACGTGATGACGCTGGGCGGCCTGGCGCTGGCGATCGGCATCCTGGTCGACAACGCCGTGGTGGACGTGGAGAACACCAACCGCAACATCGCCCTGGGCAAGGACGTGCGAACGGCGATCCTGGACAGCGCGAAGGAAGTCGTGTTCCCGGAGATGGTGTCCACCATCGCCATCTGCATCGTGCTCACGCCGATCCTGCTGATGACGGGCCTGTCGGCGTGGGTGTTCACGCCACTGGCGCTGGCGGTGATCTTCGCGATGCTCGCCTCGTTCCTGCTCTCGCGCACGCTCATCCCGGTGCTGTGCTACCTGCTGCTGCCGGCGGACATCAAGAGCCGCGCGAACCCGCGCTGGGCGCCCGAGAAGTTGCTGCTCAAGATCAACCACAAGGTCGAGCACACGCTGGATTCGCTGCGCGACCGGCACCATGCGTTGCTGGTGAAGCTGGGCCACCACGGCGGCGTGCTCGCCATTGCCGCGCTGCTGGTGATCGCCATCGGCGGCGTGTCGGCGGTGTCGCTGGGCCGCGAGTACTTCCCGCATGTCGATGCCGGCCAGCTGCGTTTCCAGGTGCGTTTCCCGTCGGGCACGCGTCTTGAGGAAACCGCTGCGCGCGTCACCGACATCCAGCGCGAGATCCGCAAGATCGTTCCGGCCGACGAATTGCAGACCGTCTACGAGCAGATCGGCGTGCCCGACGCCGTGAACCTGTCGCTGGTCGACAGCGCGGTGGTCGGCTCGTTCGAGGCCGAGATCATGCTGCAGCTGAAGACGCCGCACGGCCCCAGCCACGAATACCTGTCGAAGATCCGCCACCTCATCGCCCAGAAGTACCCCGACGTGAAGATGTTCGAGCGCCCGCCGGACGCGACCAGCCGCACGCTGGCCGGTTCGGCCGCGGCGGCGTTCGAGGTGCGCATCATCGGTCGCGACAACGCGGGCAATCTTGCGCTCGCGCGTGAGATCGAACAGCGACTGGGCAAAGTCCCGGGCGCGGTGGACGTCGCGCTGCGCCAGGTGCTCGATCTGCCCGAATACCAGGTGCACATCGACCGCACGCGTGCCGCGCAACTCGGCCTGGATGCGCAGCAGGCCAGTCGCGCCGTGCTCGCGGTGTTGGGCTCCTCCGGCACGGTGACGCCGGTGTACTGGACCGACACCGTCAACGCGCTGGCCTACACCGTGCAGGTGCAGGCGCCGCCGGTGAACATGACCAACATCGACGAACTGCTCAACGCGCCGCTGCGCATCGGCAGCGATGGGCAGGCGGTGCTGTTGCGCAACATCGCCACGGTCACGCCGCGCCGCGTGCCGGCCTCGCTCGCCCGCACGACGCTGGCGCCGACGATCAGCGTGCTGGCCAACGTCGAAGGCACGGACCTGGGCTCGGTCTACGACGCATTGAACGGCATTACCAAGGAACTGGAAGGCCGCCTCAAGCCCGGCAACCGCATCGAGATCGTCGGCCAGGCCGGCGAGATGCAGAGCGCCTACAGCGAACTCGCCGCGGGCCTGCTGATGTCGGCCGCGCTCGTCTTCCTCGTGCTGGTGGTGAACTTCCAGTCGTGGATACAGCCGCTGGTGGCGATGTCCGGCCTGCCCATCGCGATCGCCGGCGCCGCGTTCGCCCTGTTCGTCACCGGCACGCCGCTGAGCGTGCCGGCGCTGATGGGCGTGATGATGGTGATCGGCGTGTCCACCGCGAACAGCGTGCTGGTGACGAGCTTCGCGCGCGGCCTGGTCGCGCAGGGCCACGATCCGGAACTCGCCGCCTACGAATCCGCCGCCGTGCGCCTGCGCCCGGTGCTGATGACCGCAAGCGCCATGGTGCTGGGCATCGTGCCGATGGCGCTGGGCCTGGGCGAAGGCGGCGAGCAGAACGCGCCGCTGGGCCGTGCCGTCATCGGCGGCCTGCTGTTCGGCACGCCGGCCACGCTGATCCTCGTTCCCTCGATCCTCGCGGTGCTCGGCCGGCGCATGCCCGCCGCCGCGCGCCATGCCGCCCATCCCGAAGACGTGCCCGGTGCCGAAGGTGCCGAAGCAGGAGCCACCCCATGA
- a CDS encoding discoidin domain-containing protein, with the protein MMAWAQGVGEIRVLDAFETTTPWQVVTSDQVSGKLRTVPGADGKAVCLDYDFNGVSGYAGLQRELPLDYPDDYEFGFRVRGDSPPNDLQFKLVDDSGDNVWWVNKPRFEFPKEWTPVVYKKRHISRAWGPTPDSTLRHSRKVEFTIYNSVGGKGTVCLDTLTFRRRPVDTTPPPRPSARASVEMVGGAPAFAVDDDAASAWIAPVEVSPAPLLEVDLGRLREFGGLTLRWAPGHAATRYRVALSRDGRDWQDVREVSSGNGGQDPIALPESEARYLRLQFEAGQDAQPYSPPYYALADVVIEPLAFAATPNDFVRSVAKDAPRGHFPRGFSGEQPYWTILGLDGGVEQGLIGEDGAIEVGKGAFSIEPFVVSDGRLVSWADVKTTQSLQDGYLPIPSVHWQHAEFALDITAFAHGERDNSHLTARYRLRNTSDHPRRYVFALAARPMQVNPPTQFLSTVGGVSAIHSISASEGVISVEGRNPVRASKSHAAFASRFDEGDVVARMARADWSSFCAGGCETGNVFTAVGPSTTSVSDDTGLASGALLYSVELAPGQASEFDWSVRLTGKDPQPPRPPIDAAKAQEATAALWRSKLDRVQLRVPAHGQHVVDTLRTALAHMLISRIGPRLQPGTRSYSRAWIRDGAMIGEGLLRMGREDVATEFLRWYAPYQFDNGKVPCCVDDRGSDPVPENDSHGELIFTIAEVYRFNRDRALLESMWPHVVGAFEYMEKLRLSERTEANRARNPAFYGMMPASISHEGYSAKPMHSYWDNFWALRGYKDAVEIAQWLGKGDDAKRFAVSRDQFRDDLYASLRAATQQHGIDFLPGAAELGDFDATSTTIALAPGGEQGRLPQDLLTNTFERYWREFVARRDGTREWKDYTPYELRTIGTFVRLGWRDRAHEALDFFFADQQPRAWNQWAEVVSRTPRKPFFVGDLPHAWVASDYVRSALDLFAYTRDADDALVLAAGIPSGWLAGEGVGVSNLRTTYGPLGYSLMERDGRVLFSLSPDTKVPPGGVVLTWPYATAPGATRIDGKPAQWKGGELKIERAGAKVEVALR; encoded by the coding sequence GGTCGACGACAGTGGCGACAACGTGTGGTGGGTAAACAAGCCGCGCTTCGAGTTTCCCAAGGAGTGGACACCGGTCGTCTACAAGAAACGTCACATCAGCCGTGCATGGGGTCCTACGCCGGACTCGACGCTGCGCCACAGTCGCAAGGTCGAGTTCACGATCTACAACAGCGTCGGCGGCAAAGGGACGGTGTGCCTGGACACGCTAACCTTCCGTCGACGGCCGGTGGACACCACACCGCCGCCGCGTCCTTCGGCACGCGCCAGCGTGGAGATGGTCGGCGGCGCTCCGGCGTTCGCCGTCGACGACGACGCGGCCAGTGCCTGGATCGCACCGGTAGAGGTGTCGCCCGCGCCACTGCTGGAAGTGGACCTGGGGCGTCTGCGTGAGTTCGGTGGACTGACCCTGCGCTGGGCGCCGGGTCACGCGGCGACGCGGTACCGCGTCGCGCTGTCTCGCGACGGTCGCGACTGGCAGGACGTGCGCGAAGTATCCAGTGGCAATGGCGGCCAGGACCCGATCGCGCTGCCCGAATCGGAGGCGCGTTACCTGCGCCTGCAATTTGAGGCCGGCCAGGATGCGCAGCCTTACTCGCCGCCGTACTACGCGCTTGCGGACGTAGTGATCGAGCCGCTGGCCTTCGCGGCGACGCCGAACGACTTCGTGCGTTCCGTCGCGAAGGATGCGCCGCGTGGGCATTTCCCGCGCGGTTTCAGCGGCGAGCAGCCGTACTGGACGATCCTCGGCCTGGACGGCGGCGTCGAACAGGGCCTGATCGGCGAGGATGGCGCCATCGAAGTGGGCAAGGGCGCCTTCAGCATCGAGCCGTTCGTGGTGAGCGACGGCCGGCTCGTGTCGTGGGCGGACGTGAAGACGACGCAGTCGCTGCAGGACGGCTACCTGCCGATTCCCTCGGTGCACTGGCAGCACGCCGAGTTCGCCCTCGACATCACCGCCTTCGCGCACGGCGAGCGCGACAATTCCCATCTCACCGCGCGCTATCGCCTGCGCAACACCTCCGACCACCCGCGTCGTTACGTCTTCGCGCTGGCGGCGCGGCCGATGCAGGTGAATCCGCCGACGCAGTTCCTCAGCACCGTCGGTGGCGTGAGTGCGATCCATTCGATCAGCGCGAGCGAAGGCGTCATCTCGGTCGAGGGCCGGAATCCGGTGCGCGCGAGCAAGTCCCATGCTGCCTTCGCCAGCCGTTTCGACGAGGGCGACGTGGTGGCGCGGATGGCGCGCGCGGACTGGTCTTCGTTCTGCGCGGGCGGCTGCGAGACGGGCAACGTGTTCACCGCGGTCGGCCCTTCAACCACGAGCGTGTCCGACGACACCGGGCTCGCATCGGGTGCGCTGTTGTACTCGGTGGAACTGGCGCCGGGCCAGGCGAGCGAGTTCGACTGGAGCGTGCGCCTCACCGGGAAGGACCCGCAGCCGCCGCGTCCGCCGATCGACGCCGCCAAGGCACAGGAGGCCACCGCCGCGCTGTGGCGGAGCAAGCTCGACCGCGTGCAACTGCGTGTTCCCGCGCATGGGCAGCACGTCGTCGACACGCTGCGCACCGCGCTGGCGCACATGCTGATCAGCCGCATCGGACCGCGCCTGCAACCGGGAACGCGCTCGTATTCGCGCGCGTGGATCCGCGACGGCGCGATGATCGGCGAAGGCCTGTTGCGCATGGGCCGCGAAGACGTGGCGACGGAGTTCCTTCGCTGGTATGCGCCATATCAATTCGACAACGGCAAGGTGCCGTGCTGCGTGGACGATCGCGGCAGCGATCCGGTGCCCGAGAACGACAGCCACGGCGAGCTGATCTTCACCATCGCCGAGGTGTACCGCTTCAACCGCGACCGCGCCCTGCTCGAATCGATGTGGCCGCACGTGGTCGGCGCGTTCGAGTACATGGAGAAGCTGCGCCTGAGCGAGCGCACGGAGGCGAACCGCGCGCGCAATCCCGCGTTCTACGGAATGATGCCGGCCTCGATCAGCCACGAAGGCTATTCGGCCAAGCCGATGCACTCGTACTGGGACAACTTCTGGGCGCTGCGCGGCTACAAGGATGCGGTGGAGATCGCGCAGTGGCTGGGCAAGGGTGACGATGCGAAGCGGTTCGCCGTCTCGCGCGACCAGTTCCGCGACGACCTGTACGCCTCGCTGCGCGCGGCGACGCAGCAGCACGGCATCGACTTCCTGCCGGGTGCGGCGGAGCTGGGCGATTTCGATGCGACTTCCACGACGATCGCGCTCGCGCCCGGCGGCGAACAGGGGCGGTTGCCGCAGGACCTGCTGACGAACACGTTCGAACGCTACTGGCGCGAGTTCGTGGCCCGTCGCGATGGCACGCGCGAGTGGAAGGACTACACGCCCTACGAGCTGCGCACCATCGGCACCTTCGTCCGCCTGGGCTGGCGCGATCGCGCGCACGAGGCGCTGGATTTCTTCTTCGCCGACCAGCAGCCGCGCGCGTGGAACCAATGGGCCGAAGTCGTCTCGCGCACGCCGCGCAAGCCGTTCTTCGTGGGCGATCTGCCGCATGCGTGGGTTGCTTCGGATTACGTGCGTTCGGCGTTGGACCTGTTCGCGTACACGCGCGATGCGGACGATGCGCTGGTGCTCGCCGCGGGCATTCCGTCGGGCTGGCTGGCGGGCGAGGGCGTCGGCGTTTCGAACCTGCGCACGACGTACGGGCCGCTTGGCTATTCGCTGATGGAGCGCGATGGGCGTGTGCTGTTCTCGCTGTCGCCCGATACGAAAGTGCCGCCGGGCGGTGTGGTGCTGACCTGGCCGTATGCGACGGCGCCGGGGGCGACGCGGATCGACGGAAAGCCCGCGCAGTGGAAGGGGGGCGAGCTGAAGATCGAGCGTGCGGGAGCGAAGGTCGAAGTCGCGCTGCGTTGA
- the pgl gene encoding 6-phosphogluconolactonase — MADRSPLPRDDAAAAYVLHVHPNHEVWTWAAAVAIAAELRRELSLRPRARLLLSGGGTPGPVYRALSQAPLEWERVDVGLVDERWLLPDDPDSNAWLVHRDLLRDHAAVAHFEPMTQPGRHIEGAVATANAHARNQAAIAVLGMGEDGHVASLFPGMEGFDRILASPRDYAVVDAHDCPGARQWPRRISLTPYGLARIPHRLLLLQGERKRMIFEQAVASNDPQRWPVLLALDSKHGRPLEVHWCE, encoded by the coding sequence ATGGCCGACCGCTCGCCCCTTCCGCGCGACGACGCCGCTGCGGCGTACGTGCTGCACGTGCATCCGAACCACGAGGTCTGGACCTGGGCCGCGGCCGTGGCGATCGCCGCCGAACTGCGCCGCGAACTGAGCCTGCGGCCGCGCGCGCGGTTGCTGCTGTCCGGCGGTGGCACGCCGGGGCCGGTCTATCGCGCTCTGTCGCAGGCACCGCTCGAGTGGGAGCGCGTGGATGTCGGTCTGGTCGACGAGCGCTGGCTGCTGCCCGACGACCCCGACAGCAACGCCTGGCTCGTGCACCGCGACCTGCTGCGCGATCACGCCGCCGTCGCGCATTTCGAACCGATGACGCAGCCCGGCCGCCACATCGAAGGCGCGGTGGCCACCGCCAACGCGCACGCGCGCAACCAGGCGGCCATCGCGGTGCTCGGCATGGGCGAAGACGGCCACGTCGCGTCGCTGTTCCCCGGCATGGAAGGTTTCGACCGCATCCTCGCCAGCCCGCGCGACTACGCGGTCGTGGACGCGCACGATTGCCCGGGCGCTCGCCAGTGGCCGCGCCGCATCAGCCTCACGCCGTACGGTCTGGCGCGCATCCCGCATCGCCTTCTGCTGTTGCAGGGCGAGCGCAAGCGCATGATCTTCGAGCAGGCCGTCGCATCAAACGACCCGCAACGCTGGCCCGTGCTGCTCGCACTGGACAGCAAGCACGGCCGACCCTTGGAAGTGCACTGGTGCGAATGA